Proteins found in one Aquila chrysaetos chrysaetos chromosome W unlocalized genomic scaffold, bAquChr1.4 W_unloc_2, whole genome shotgun sequence genomic segment:
- the LOC121232952 gene encoding uncharacterized protein LOC121232952, translated as MGGKQSGGILKKSPLGCILDHWKEIGGPPGGSVDKKTLIKYCNQWWPLYKLDGDEKWPFNGTLNYNTLLQLMLFLRREGKWDEVMYADMFFTLRNHSEWQKECGINLAPQDPLVLAMEKEQKRTTGKMKRCCSACSIGQRCVKLKETEERIEDFVFSPPLLPPTPVEGNFTDDTGAKEPDEGTSTRDLGFTPITARTRSKVGPIIQAPLRQAVGATGPTRIKLPFTMNDLDSWREMVKGYRDDPEGVAKRFELIVKNQDPDWRDIDLMLDALTETEKRLIIKTARTQVQIQITAGVLPGMVDNHVLRTDPNWDPNDDSDYRLLKKYQEWIKIGIENAIPKAVNWSSLYAVKQGQTETPTEFLDRLRAAMRKFTTLDPLSEVGKQQLVSLFLGQSSEDIRRKLQKLKEPEIRDLEKLIEEAWRTYWNREGDERRKLGKAIAAATVAALGKQDNSLCGRGWGTGRRGGSRQPLRSDQCAYCKEIGHWKGQCPKLSGARAVVADVTSGQ; from the coding sequence ATGGGAGGTAAACAAAGTGGTGGAATATTGAAAAAGAGCCCCTTAGGCTGTATTTTGGATCACTGGAAGGAGATAGGGGGACCGCCAGGTGGAAGCGTGGATaagaaaactttaataaaatattgcaatcaGTGGTGGCCATTATATAAGTTAGACGGTGATGAAAAATGGCCCTTTAATGGGACATTGAATTATAACACTTTGTTACAATTGATGTTGTTTTTGAGAcgagaaggaaaatgggatgaggtgATGTATGCagatatgtttttcactttaagAAATCATTCAGAATGGCAGAAAGAATGTGGTATTAATTTGGCCCCACAAGATCCTCTTGTGTTAGCaatggaaaaggagcagaaaaggactacagggaagatgaagagatgttgttcggcatgtagtatAGGACAAAGATGtgtaaaattaaaggaaactgaggaaagaatagaagattttgttttttcaccaCCCTTACTACCTCCAACACCCGTAGAAGGTAATTTTACTGATGATACAGGTGCGAAAGAACCTGATGAAGGTACGAGCACGAGAGATTTAGGTTTTACTCCTATTACAGCTCGCACACGGAGTAAGGTTGGTCCAATAATCCAGGCTCCCTTAAGACAGGCAGTAGGAGCTACCGGTCCTACGAGGATTAAATTGCCATTTACGATGAATGATTTAGATTCATGGAGGGAAATGGTAAAAGGATATCGGGATGATCCTGAGGGAGTTGCTAAAAGATTTGAGTTAATCGTTAAAAATCAAGATCCAGATTGGAGAGATATTGATTTGATGTTAGATGCCttaactgaaactgaaaagcgATTAATAATAAAGACTGCTCGGACTCAGGTCCAAATTCAAATAACTGCTGGGGTTTTACCCGGTATGGTAGATAATCACGTACTGAGAACAGACCCCAATTGGGACCCTAATGATGACAGTGATTACCGATTGttgaaaaaatatcaagaatgGATAAAGATTGGTATTGAAAATGCGATACCGAAAGCAGTTAATTGGTCAAGTCTGTATGCAGTAAAACAAGGTCAGACTGAAACTCCCACAGAGTTTCTTGATCGGTTAAGAGCAGCTATGCGGAAATTTACTACCTTAGATCCCTTATCTGAAGTAGGAAAACAACAGTTAGTCTCTTTGTTTCTAGGACAATCTTCAGAAGATATAAGGCGAAagcttcagaaactgaaagagcCTGAGATAAGGGACTTAGAGAAGTTGATAGAGGAAGCTTGGAGAACATATTGGAACAGAGAGGGGGATGAGAGACGAAAATTGGGAAAAGCTATTGCTGCAGCTACTGTAGCTGCGCTGGGAAAGCAGGACAACTCCCTTTGTGGGAGGGGTTGGGGAACTGGAAGGAGGGGAGGCTCACGCCAGCCCCTAAGATCGGATCAATGTGCTTATTGTAAAGAAATAGGCCATTGGAAAGGACAATGTCCTAAGCTAAGTGGAGCACGAGCTGTTGTAGCCGATGTTACCTCTGGTCAATGA